Proteins from one Pleuronectes platessa chromosome 16, fPlePla1.1, whole genome shotgun sequence genomic window:
- the LOC128458689 gene encoding somatostatin receptor type 2-like produces MDSLIFASSPPNLSDHLMYDSFLQGNDSELHGNYSDPSFNQISTVIITCMYFMVCTVGLCGNALVIYVILRYAKMKTVTNIYILNLAVADVLFMLGLPFIAIQLALVHWPFGPVLCRVVMTLDSLNQFTSIFCLMVMSIDRYLAVVHPIKSTKWRKPRMAKTINLTVWGVSLIVNIPVVIYSGVITKQNGCFCTIVWPEPQEAYYTAFMFYTFILGFFLPLMVICLCYLFIIIKVKSSGMRVASSKRKRSERKVTRMVSIVVAVFVFCWLPFYIFNVTSVTGTISTTPILRSTFAFVVVLGYANSCANPILYAFLSENFKKSFQNVLCLKKVGGLDEVERSDSRQDKSRMMNDPTETQSTLLNGDLQTSI; encoded by the coding sequence ATGGACTCCCTGATCTTTGCGTCGTCCCCCCCCAACCTGTCGGACCACCTGATGTACGACAGCTTCCTGCAGGGGAACGACTCTGAGCTCCACGGGAACTACTCCGACCCCAGCTTCAACCAAATCAGCACGGTGATCATCACCTGCATGTACTTCATGGTCTGCACCGTGGGGCTCTGCGGAAACGCCCTCGTCATCTACGTCATCCTGCGCTACGCCAAGATGAAGACGGTCACCAACATCTACATCCTCAACCTGGCGGTGGCCGACGTGCTCTTCATGCTGGGCCTGCCGTTCATCGCCATCCAGCTGGCGCTCGTCCACTGGCCCTTCGGCCCCGTGCTCTGCCGGGTGGTGATGACCCTGGACTCCCTGAATCAGTTCACGTCCATCTTCTGCCTGATGGTGATGAGCATCGACCGCTACCTGGCGGTGGTCCATCCCATTAAGTCCACCAAGTGGCGCAAACCCCGCATGGCCAAGACAATCAACCTGACCGTGTGGGGGGTGTCGCTGATTGTTAACATTCCCGTCGTCATCTACAGCGGCGTCATCACGAAGCAAAACGGCTGCTTCTGCACCATCGTGTGGCCCGAGCCCCAGGAGGCCTACTACACGGCCTTCATGTTCTACACCTTCATCCTGGGCTTCTTCCTGCCGCTCATGGTCATCTGCCTCTGCtacctcttcatcatcatcaaggTGAAGTCGTCCGGGATGCGCGTGGCCTCCTCCAAGAGGAAGCGCTCCGAGAGGAAGGTGACCCGCATGGTGTCCATCGTGGTGGCGGTGTTCGTCTTCTGCTGGCTGCCCTTCTACATCTTCAACGTCACCTCGGTAACGGGCACCATCAGCACCACGCCCATCCTGCGGAGCACTTTCGCTTTTGTGGTGGTGCTGGGCTACGCCAACAGCTGCGCCAACCCCATCCTCTACGCGTTCCTCTCGGAGAACTTCAAGAAGAGTTTCCAGAATGTGCTCTGCCTGAAGAAGGTGGGGGGGCTGGACGAGGTCGAGCGCAGCGACAGCCGGCAGGATAAGTCTCGGATGATGAACGACCCGACGGAGACGCAGAGCACGCTGCTGAACGGCGACCTGCAGACCAGCATCTGA
- the LOC128458972 gene encoding ubiquitin carboxyl-terminal hydrolase 22 isoform X1, producing MSPAGCSHVNGYKVDNWKQNLRVIYQCFVWSGTAETRRRKVRQSDAGWTELAKSCICHMCGAHLNRLHSCLYCVFFGCFTKKHIHEHAKNKRHNLAIDLLYGGIYCFVCQDYIYDKDMEQIAKEEQRKAWKLQGIGEKYTTWEPTKRELELLRHNPKRRKITTNCTIGLRGLINLGNTCFMNCIVQALTHTPLLRDFFLSDRHKCEMQSNSCLVCEMSQLFQEFYSGHRSPHIPFRLLHLVWTHARHLAGYEQQDAHEFLIAALDVLHRHCKGDTIRDDNGKKANNPNHCNCIIDQIFTGGLQSDVTCQVCHGVSTTIDPFWDISLDLPGSSTPFWPLSPGGDGSTVNGESHLTGSTTLTDCLRRFTRPEHLGSSAKIKCGGCHSYQESTKQLTMKKLPIVACFHLKRFEHSAKLRRKITTYVSFPLELDMTPFMASSKESRMNGQYQQTVDVLNNDNKYSLFAVVNHQGTLESGHYTSFIRQHKDQWFKCDDAIITKASIKDVLDSEGYLLFYHKQFLEYE from the exons ATGAGTCCGGCCGGGTGCTCCCATGTGAACGGTTATAAGGTGGATAATTGGAAACAAAATCTTCGGGTCATATACCAATGCTTTGTTTGGAGTGGCACTGCTGAGACCAGGAGACGcaag GTGCGTCAGAGTGATGCAGGATGGACGGAGCTG GCCAAGTCGTGTATCTGTCACATGTGTGGCGCCCACCTGAACCGACTCCACTCTTGTCTCTACTGTGTCTTTTTCGGCTGTTTTACAAAGAAACACATCCACGAGCACGCAAAGAACAAGAGACACAATCTAG CGATAGACTTATTATACGGTGGaatatattgttttgtgtgtcaagACTACATATACGACAAAGACATGGAGCAGATTGccaaagaggaacagaggaaagCGTGGAAACTGCAAG GCATCGGGGagaaatacacaacatgggAGCCGACCAAGAGGGAGCTAGAACTATTACGACACAATCCAAAGCGGAGGAAAATCACTACTAACTGTACCATAG GTTTACGAGGGTTAATAAACCTGGGCAACACATGTTTCATGAACTGTATTGTTCAGGCCCTAACACACACGCCGCTGCTGCGAGACTTCTTCCTCTCCGACAGACACAAGTGCGAGATGCAATCAAACTCCTGTCTGGTGTGTGAGATGTCGCAGCTCTTTCAGGAG TTCTACTCGGGCCACCGCTCGCCCCACATTCCCTTCCGGCTGCTGCACCTGGTGTGGACTCACGCACGTCACCTCGCAGGCTACGAGCAGCAAGACGCCCACGAGTTCCTCATCGCAGCGCTGGACGTTCTACACAGGCACTGCAAAGGGGACACTATCC GAGACGACAATGGGAAGAAGGCCAACAACCCCAACCACTGTAACTGCATCATTGACCAAATCTTCACTGGTGGCCTGCAATCGGATGTTACTTGTCAAGTTTGCCA TGGTGTGTCCACGACGATAGATCCATTCTGGGACATTAGCCTGGACCTGCCCGGCTCATCCACGCCTTTCTGGCCCCTCAGTCCGGGAGGGGATGGCAGCACAGTCAATGGAGAGAGCCACCTCACAGGGTCCACCACACTCACAGACTGCCTACGCAG atTTACGCGGCCTGAACATCTAGGAAGCAGTGCCAAAATCAAGTGTGGCGGTTGCCATAGTTACCAGGAATCCACCAAACAGCTGACGATGAAGAAGCTCCCCATCGTAGCGTGTTTCCATCTCAAA CGGTTTGAGCACTCTGCTAAACTGCGGAGGAAGATCACTACATACGTTTCCTTCCCTCTAGAGTTGGATATGACGCCTTTCATGGCATCAAG TAAAGAGAGCAGAATGAACGGGCAGTATCAGCAGACGGTTGATGTATTAAACAACGACAATAA GTATTCCTTGTTTGCGGTGGTCAACCACCAAGGCACATTAGAGAGTGGCCACTACACCAGCTTCATCCGCCAGCACAAGGACCAGTGGTTCAAATGTGATGATGCCATAATCACCAAGGCCAGCATTAAGGATGTACTCGACAGCGAAGG GTACCTCTTATTCTACCATAAACAGTTCCTGGAGTACGAGTAG
- the LOC128458972 gene encoding ubiquitin carboxyl-terminal hydrolase 22 isoform X2, translating into MSPAGCSHVNGYKVDNWKQNLRVIYQCFVWSGTAETRRRKAKSCICHMCGAHLNRLHSCLYCVFFGCFTKKHIHEHAKNKRHNLAIDLLYGGIYCFVCQDYIYDKDMEQIAKEEQRKAWKLQGIGEKYTTWEPTKRELELLRHNPKRRKITTNCTIGLRGLINLGNTCFMNCIVQALTHTPLLRDFFLSDRHKCEMQSNSCLVCEMSQLFQEFYSGHRSPHIPFRLLHLVWTHARHLAGYEQQDAHEFLIAALDVLHRHCKGDTIRDDNGKKANNPNHCNCIIDQIFTGGLQSDVTCQVCHGVSTTIDPFWDISLDLPGSSTPFWPLSPGGDGSTVNGESHLTGSTTLTDCLRRFTRPEHLGSSAKIKCGGCHSYQESTKQLTMKKLPIVACFHLKRFEHSAKLRRKITTYVSFPLELDMTPFMASSKESRMNGQYQQTVDVLNNDNKYSLFAVVNHQGTLESGHYTSFIRQHKDQWFKCDDAIITKASIKDVLDSEGYLLFYHKQFLEYE; encoded by the exons ATGAGTCCGGCCGGGTGCTCCCATGTGAACGGTTATAAGGTGGATAATTGGAAACAAAATCTTCGGGTCATATACCAATGCTTTGTTTGGAGTGGCACTGCTGAGACCAGGAGACGcaag GCCAAGTCGTGTATCTGTCACATGTGTGGCGCCCACCTGAACCGACTCCACTCTTGTCTCTACTGTGTCTTTTTCGGCTGTTTTACAAAGAAACACATCCACGAGCACGCAAAGAACAAGAGACACAATCTAG CGATAGACTTATTATACGGTGGaatatattgttttgtgtgtcaagACTACATATACGACAAAGACATGGAGCAGATTGccaaagaggaacagaggaaagCGTGGAAACTGCAAG GCATCGGGGagaaatacacaacatgggAGCCGACCAAGAGGGAGCTAGAACTATTACGACACAATCCAAAGCGGAGGAAAATCACTACTAACTGTACCATAG GTTTACGAGGGTTAATAAACCTGGGCAACACATGTTTCATGAACTGTATTGTTCAGGCCCTAACACACACGCCGCTGCTGCGAGACTTCTTCCTCTCCGACAGACACAAGTGCGAGATGCAATCAAACTCCTGTCTGGTGTGTGAGATGTCGCAGCTCTTTCAGGAG TTCTACTCGGGCCACCGCTCGCCCCACATTCCCTTCCGGCTGCTGCACCTGGTGTGGACTCACGCACGTCACCTCGCAGGCTACGAGCAGCAAGACGCCCACGAGTTCCTCATCGCAGCGCTGGACGTTCTACACAGGCACTGCAAAGGGGACACTATCC GAGACGACAATGGGAAGAAGGCCAACAACCCCAACCACTGTAACTGCATCATTGACCAAATCTTCACTGGTGGCCTGCAATCGGATGTTACTTGTCAAGTTTGCCA TGGTGTGTCCACGACGATAGATCCATTCTGGGACATTAGCCTGGACCTGCCCGGCTCATCCACGCCTTTCTGGCCCCTCAGTCCGGGAGGGGATGGCAGCACAGTCAATGGAGAGAGCCACCTCACAGGGTCCACCACACTCACAGACTGCCTACGCAG atTTACGCGGCCTGAACATCTAGGAAGCAGTGCCAAAATCAAGTGTGGCGGTTGCCATAGTTACCAGGAATCCACCAAACAGCTGACGATGAAGAAGCTCCCCATCGTAGCGTGTTTCCATCTCAAA CGGTTTGAGCACTCTGCTAAACTGCGGAGGAAGATCACTACATACGTTTCCTTCCCTCTAGAGTTGGATATGACGCCTTTCATGGCATCAAG TAAAGAGAGCAGAATGAACGGGCAGTATCAGCAGACGGTTGATGTATTAAACAACGACAATAA GTATTCCTTGTTTGCGGTGGTCAACCACCAAGGCACATTAGAGAGTGGCCACTACACCAGCTTCATCCGCCAGCACAAGGACCAGTGGTTCAAATGTGATGATGCCATAATCACCAAGGCCAGCATTAAGGATGTACTCGACAGCGAAGG GTACCTCTTATTCTACCATAAACAGTTCCTGGAGTACGAGTAG
- the med9 gene encoding mediator of RNA polymerase II transcription subunit 9, protein MAAAQQKLEKEDEDCSLLPLVHEIIKCMDKDSPDVHQELAKLKTKIQEAREQISNMPGIDCSPGEQQQQLTTLREQVRTKNQLLQKYKSLCMFDVPKAS, encoded by the exons ATGGCGGCGGCTCAGCAGAAGCTGGAGAAGGAAGACGAGGATTGCTCCTTATTGCCTTTAGTTCATGAAATTATCAAATG CATGGACAAGGACAGCCCGGACGTCCACCAGGAGCTGGCCAAGCTGAAGACGAAGATCCAGGAGGCTCGGGAGCAGATCTCCAACATGCCCGGGATCGACTGCAGCCcgggggagcagcagcagcagctcaccacGCTACGGGAGCAGGTCCGCACCAAGaaccagctgctgcagaaataCAAGAGTCTGTGCATGTTTGACGTGCCCAAGGCATCGTGA
- the LOC128458939 gene encoding dexamethasone-induced Ras-related protein 1, which produces MIKKMSPSENEFDIPAKNCHRMVILGSTKAGKTAIISRFLNARFDDQYTPTIEDFHRKFYSIRGEVYQLDILDTSGNHPFPAIRRLSILTGDVFILVFSLDNRESFEEVQRLKRQIYETKSCLRNKTKENVDVPLVICGNKCDKDMYREVQEEEIERLVNGDEHCAYFEISAKKNTNVDQMFQTLFTMAKLPLEMSPDRHSKVSLQYCDILHRKSSRNKKCKDDNAYGIVAPFARRPSVHSDLMYIKEKAVGGGQAKEKGCIIC; this is translated from the exons ATGATTAAGAAAATGTCTCCATCCGAGAACGAGTTCGACATACCGGCCAAGAACTGCCACAGGATGGTGATCCTGGGCTCCACCAAAGCTGGGAAGACGGCCATCATCTCTCGGTTTCTGAACGCGAGGTTCGATGATCAGTACACGCCGACCATTGAGGATTTCCACAGGAAGTTCTACAGCATCCGGGGAGAGGTTTACCAGCTGGACATTTTGGATACATCTGGAAATCACCCCTTCCCTGCCATTAGGAGGCTTTCAATTCTCACTG GTGATGTGTTCATCCTGGTGTTCAGCCTGGACAACAGGGAGTCCTTCGAGGAGGTGCAGCGCCTGAAGCGACAGATCTACGAGACCAAGTCTTGCCTGAGAAACAAAACCAAGGAGAACGTGGACGTCCCGCTGGTGATCTGCGGCAACAAGTGCGACAAAGACATGTAccgggaggtgcaggaggaggagatcgaGCGCCTGGTGAACGGGGACGAGCACTGCGCCTACTTTGAGATCTCGGCCAAGAAGAACACCAACGTGGACCAAATGTTTCAGACTCTATTTACAATGGCGAAGCTGCCCCTCGAAATGAGCCCTGACCGCCACAGCAAGGTTTCCCTACAGTACTGCGACATCCTCCACAGAAAGTCCTCCCGGAACAAGAAGTGCAAAGACGACAACGCATACGGGATTGTGGCGCCGTTCGCGCGGAGACCCAGCGTGCACAGTGACCTGATGTACATCAAGGAGAAGGCAGTGGGAGGAGGTCAGGCCAAAGAGAAGGGCTGCATCATCTGCTGA